The Spodoptera frugiperda isolate SF20-4 chromosome 9, AGI-APGP_CSIRO_Sfru_2.0, whole genome shotgun sequence genome contains a region encoding:
- the LOC118271021 gene encoding uncharacterized protein LOC118271021 — protein sequence MSTFEGEFQDINEVQLQFIKNVIEEKGFKDSKVVIAPAGIAGDNYAANVKRIKVEGENGQLSIIAKIAPTNEIVRKRVNANTMFGNEHIIYTEFLPKLIQLQKQVGTPDEDLVKFPQCYGTYVEAPNEVILLEDLKELGFSMQDRLNSLSDESVTSVLRNLAIYHSLSYVLKSKEPDTYNYFKDNLRDMWGAMAELPEEELAYFSQLEEFIMQMVADPEYNNLIKNRVREIAPRAAKMSKFENGSRFAVIQHGDAWTNNIMFKFDGETLKESILIDYQVAKNASPANDLLYMIFNCTDHEIRLKNFYNWLDYYHSELDKSLSNYGLKANYVYPRDQLDADLKRYGKLQFGCSLLLCSVLSAKPEEAAKFKESMENESLEDSMDPMKNLQVETMERIKKKITGVIESFIEFGLL from the exons ATGTCTACCTTCGAAGGGGAATTCCAAGACATAAATGAAGTTCAACTgcaattcataaaaaatgtgatCGAAGAAAAAGGTTTCAAAGACAGCAAAGTGGTAATTGCCCCCGCCGGAATAGCAGGAGACAACTATGCAGCAAATGTGAAAAGAATCAAGGTCGAAGGTGAAAATGGACAGTTATCAATTATTGCCAAAATAGCCCCAACTAATGAAATAGTTCGGAAACGTGTAAATGCCAATACCATGTTTGGTAATGAGCATATAATTTACACAGAATTCCTGCCAAAATTGATTCAACTGCAGAAACAAGTTGGAACACCAGACGAGGACCTAGTTAAATTCCCACAATGCTACGGAACTTACGTCGAAGCACCCAACGAAGTTATTCTTCTTGAAGATCTTAAAGAGTTAGGTTTCTCTATGCAAGACAGACTTAACTCACTTTCTGATGAAAGCGTGACCAGTGTATTGAGAAATTTAGCGATCTACCACTCCTTGTCTTATGTTTTGAAAAGTAAGGAACCTGATACCTACAACTATTTCAAAGACAACCTAAGAGACATGTGGGGAGCTATGGCTGAGCTACCTGAAGAAGAACTCGCTTACTTTAGCCAACTTGAAGAATTTATCATGCAAATGGTAGCTGATCCAGAATATAATAACCTGATAAAGAACAGAGTTAGAGAAATCGCACCACGAGCTGCTAAAATGTCGAAATTTGAAAATGGTAGTCGATTCGCAGTTATTCAACACGGTGATGCTTGgacaaacaatattatgttcaaaTTCGAT GGCGAGACATTAAAGGAATCCATCTTAATAGACTACCAGGTAGCGAAGAACGCCAGCCCAGCAAATGACCTTCTATACATGATCTTCAACTGCACCGACCATGAGATCCGACTGAAGAACTTCTACAACTGGTTGGACTACTACCACTCAGAGCTAGACAAGTCCTTGTCAAACTATGGTCTGAAAGCCAACTACGTTTACCCAAGGGATCAGTTGGATGCGGATTTGAAGAGGTACGGTAAATTGCAGTTTGGTTGCTCATTGCTTTTATGCAGTGTGCTATCAGCCAAGCCCGAAGAAGCAGCTAAGTTTAAAGAGTCCATGGAAAACGAAAGTCTTGAAGACTCAATGGATCCGATGAAAAATTTGCAAGTGGAAACAATGGAACGTATTAAAAAGAAGATCACTGGTGTTATTGAGAGCTTCATTGAATTCGGTTTGTTGTAA